The genomic window TTATTTGCGGCGACTCAAGGAGGGCTTTATTTTTCGGAAGATGGAGGCGAGTCCTGGGAAATTTTATTTGGTGGCGGAAATGAGGGAAAAGAAATTTCTGTGCAGATGATCCGCATCTCTGCTGTCGATTCCGAAACGATCTACATAAGTACCGCTAACGGAATGTACCGGAGCTTGAACGGTGGGAAGACGTGGGAACCTGTCTGGGAAAATAAGTTTGCTGATGTCCGCAGTATGATCTCTCTTAAAACAGATCCTGAGTTTATTTATATTGGAACCGATGCCGGACTGTTCAAATCTTTCAATCAGGGCCGTAACTGGGTGAAGGACAAAAATAAAAACATCAACCATGTGTCTTCCATTCTTGTGAACCCGACAAACATTGCCAAACTGACCATTTCAACAGGAGAAAATATTCTTCTTTCTGCTGATGGCGGTGATTCTTGGCAGCCGTTAGATTTTAGTTCAAACGAAAAGTCTGGAAGCTTATTTTCGTCTAGCCCACCTTTACTGACCCGGATCTATCGAACCCATTCCCCTTCCCCTGTCTGGATTGCCGGAACCACTTCCGGCCTGTTTTTATCCCAGGATGGCGGCAAACATTGGCGCGAACAGGAGTTGTCTAATTCTGCAAAACAACCTGACGAAAGAAAAATGGATTTGGTCAAACTCTTCACTGAAATCCATACCGGAAGGTTTTTCGGCTCCTATTTCGTCCTTCTGGTGGATTTGGCCACATTGGGCCTTATCCTGCTTGTCATTTCAGGGATTTGGGTGGGCATCGCCCGCAACAAAATCAAGAGAGGGAAAAAAGATCGGTCTGCCGGAGAATTGGAAACAGAGTTATTGATAAACGTTCAGGAAACCGCTGACGATCTTTCTGCTGAGACTAACGAGATCCACGATATGATCGAGCATATCAGCAATCATTTAGAAAAGTGTAAAACGGTTTATATGTCGAAAGAGAAAAAAGAGATCGAAGAGATCGATCGCCACATCACGACGTTAGATAAAAAGATGCACAATCTGATACAGCGCATCGGCGAGTTTGAAAAATTTTCACAAAATTGAGAGCGGTTTTTCTGGATTATTAGTGAATCAATCGTTCTCCCTTGCTGGAACCGGAATCCTTTGAACCCAATTCACGGGGAAATTCCATTTTCTTAAACTCCTCCCAATCATCGCGACACAAATTGAAACCCACATAATCCAGAGCTTGCATGATCTCGGAGTCGCCAAATTTTTCCCCACCCTCGTTTGCTTCCCGAATAGCATCTTCAAT from Nitrospinota bacterium includes these protein-coding regions:
- a CDS encoding YCF48-related protein, with the protein product MKIRSFKNTRNFHKWIGLVCAVFFIILSLSGFILMHYESFGLNKVVVSGTFLPDKYFQVASSRRNIHTITATPNGSIYVGTDHGLYRSQDKGNSWNELEQGLFHKIIRVLTVDPVQSGVLYAGTPGGIFKTEDGGDHWTEWFDASSGLTNGDVHDIVIHPEDSYKLFAATQGGLYFSEDGGESWEILFGGGNEGKEISVQMIRISAVDSETIYISTANGMYRSLNGGKTWEPVWENKFADVRSMISLKTDPEFIYIGTDAGLFKSFNQGRNWVKDKNKNINHVSSILVNPTNIAKLTISTGENILLSADGGDSWQPLDFSSNEKSGSLFSSSPPLLTRIYRTHSPSPVWIAGTTSGLFLSQDGGKHWREQELSNSAKQPDERKMDLVKLFTEIHTGRFFGSYFVLLVDLATLGLILLVISGIWVGIARNKIKRGKKDRSAGELETELLINVQETADDLSAETNEIHDMIEHISNHLEKCKTVYMSKEKKEIEEIDRHITTLDKKMHNLIQRIGEFEKFSQN